TAAGAAGTCATGGCATAGTTTTTATGAACTCCAAAATAAATATCTATCGAACAGGCTGCCAGACAGGTGTATCCTATACCATTCCTTTAAAATTTTCGGTTAAATCCCTTTTCCTTTTCGTGAATATCATCGGTTGGGTCGACAGACGGCTATAAAACCGATTTAATAAATCATTGCTTGAAGAAAGCGGCTTAATCAGCTGCTTTGCTATTAAATCATTTATATGAACACAACACTTTACGCATTAGCTATTACAGCTATTACGATCAGTTTTTTTCATACTGCATCGGGGCCAGACCATTATCTGCCATTTATTGTATTGTCCAAATCGAAAAAATGGTCGTTGGGGAAAACCATATTATGGACCATAATATGTGGGCTTGGGCATGTTTTCAGTTCGGTCATACTGGGGATTATTGGCGTTTATCTTGGATGGCAGCTCAATAAGATTAGCTGGTTACAAGACGTGCGCGGCAATGTTTCGAGTTGGGCACTATTTATTTTTGGACTTGGATATTTGATTTACGGGATCTGGAAAATGTCAAAGAAGCATTCTCATAAGCATTTTGATGTGATGGGTGATGAGGTGTATGTGCATGAACACACGCATGGGAAAAGCACATCAGGGCATCATCACCATCATCAAAAAACGAAGGTAACGCCTTTGGTATTATTTGCAATTTTCGTCATGGGACCATCGGAACCATTGATTCCACTTTTATTTTTTTCAGGTGCTCACCGCTCAATGCCAGAGGTGATTACACTGATCAGCACTTTTACCATCACAACAGTGGCAACCATGGTCGGGATGGTCTTGTTGGGAATTTATGGTTATAATTTGCTCAACACCGAAAAACTTGATCGCTATGTACACGCTATTAGTGGTGCTGTCCTGTCAATTTGCGGTGCGGGTATGTTATTTCTGGGATGGTAATTTTTTAAATAGGATATGAACAAACATCAAATCACCTTTTTTATAAGCCTAATGGCTACTACACACAGTTATGCCCAGCAACATGTAATTCAGGGAACTGTGAAAGATAAGGATAGTAAACAGAGATTAGAAGAAGTCAATATACGTTACCAACGTGGAATAAAACATAGTCATACAGCATCGAATGGTACTTTTTCCGTACAGCCGGGAACATTTCCGGATACTTTATTGTTGAGCCGGATTGGCTATCTCGATCAGGTATACATCCTAAAAGAAACGAAGTCTCCGATTGAAATCGAGATGCAAAAAAATGAAGTGCAGTTGAGTCAAATTCAGGTGGATGCATTCAATAGCAGTAAAACATTGAGCAAAGTTGATTTAAGTAAGATTCCCGTTAATTCGGCGCAAGATCTGTTACGAAAAGTTCCTGGGCTCTTTATAGCACAGCATGCCGGTGGTGGAAAGGCTGAGCAAATATTTTTGCGTGGATTTGATAATGATCACGGTACAGATATTGCCATTACTGCAGATGGCATTCCCGTTAATATGGTCTCTCATGCGCACGGTCAAGGATACGCAGATCTCCATTTTATTATTCCTGAAACGGTAAAAGACATTGATTTTGGCAAGGGTGCTTATTATGCAGACAAAGGCGATTTGAACACATCGGGTTATGTTAATTTTACCACCTTGGATCATTTGGATCATAATCTTTTTAAGGTTGAAGGCGGTTCTTTTGATTCCTGGCGTACCGTGGCCATGCTTAATCTGCTGAATAACCATGAGCAGAATAAATATGCCTATGCCGCAGGAGAGTTCAATTATTCGAATGGTCCTTTTGACATCAAGCAAAATTTTAGTCGTGTCAATCTATTTGCGAAATATAATCAGTGGATCGATGAGAAACATTATATCAATCTCCAGGGGTCCATATTCAGTTCGGGTTGGAATGCATCGGGTCAGATTCCGGAGCGGGCTGTTCGTCAGGGACTGATTAGCCGTTGGGGTTCGATTGATTCTACAGAAGGCGGGAATACATCCCGCATGAATTTGGCGATGCAATACCGTGCGCTGATCAGTGATCAGGAAAGCTGGGAAAGCAATGTTTACTTCTCGCGCTATAACTTTCAGTTGTTTTCGGATTTTACTTTCTTTCTGAAAGACCCCATTCATGGCGATGAAATAGAGCAGGTTGATAATCGATACTTGTACGGTATCGAAAACAAATACAATCGCCAATTTCATTTTGATCATAGTCAGCTTTCTTGGACATCGGGGTTTGGGCTCCGAGTGGATGATATCAAAGATCTTCAACTGAACCATGTCTATCAGCGCGACGAATTATTGGATCGGCTTTCGCATATTTCGGGTGTAGAAATGAATCTTCATGCCTATAGCAATCTGGATTGGCGTATTGGAAAATGGACGATTAATCCTGCATTACGTGTCGATCACTTGATTTTCAACTTGCATGATAAGCTGAAAAGTGATCCTGCAGGGCAAGAGGCTTCTGCAACAAGAATCAGCCCAAAGCTGAACTTTGGATATACGTTCAATCATAGCGCCCAAATCTATTTGAAAACGGGTATGGGATTTCATTCCAACGATATCAGGGTGGTGATGGAACAACAGGGAAAAGATATTATGCCCATTTCCTTTGGTGCAGATCTTGGCTTGATCTGGAAGCCAACTGATAACCTCTTTATCCAGCCTGCTTTATGGGGGTTATACCTGCAGCAAGAATTTGTGTACGTCGGGGATGAAGCTGTTGTAGAGCCTTCAGGCAAAACGAAACGTCTGGGGGCTGATTTGAGTCTACGCTATCAAGCTACTCCATGGTTATATTTTGATGGCGACATCAACTATGCTTACGCGCGGGCAATTGACCAACCAAAAGGCGGAAACTATATCCCGCTGGTACCTTCTTTAACAAGTACAGGGGGAGTATCTGTGAAGCTACCGCTCGGCATTTCGGCCAACTTGCGCTATCGTTATATGAATACAAAACCAGCGATAGAAGATAATTCGGTACGTGCTAAAGGTTATTTGGTCAACGATCTCCTGCTGAACTATGGCGTGGGAAAATGGAATTTTTTGTTGCAGGTCCAAAACGTATTTGACACCAAATGGAATGAAGCACAGTTTGAGACCGAGACTCGATTAAGAAATGAACAACAGCCCGTTTCTGAATTGCATTTCACCCCTGGAACACCTTTTATGGTAAAAGCTGGCCTGTCCTATAAATTCTAAAGACTGGGTAAAGTGGTCGCCTTAAAATTTTCCTTTGTATCTTTAATAGGAATTATAAGTCCTTATAAATGATGTATTATGGAAAAGAGTAAGTTACTTCGAATGGATAATATGGGTATCGTGGTGGAGTCGTTGGACAACGCGATTTCGTTTTTTTCAGAACTTGGTTTACATTTGGAGGGAAGGGCACAGATTAAAGGGGAATGGGCAGGTCGAATAACAGGTCTCGGTGCTCAGCATGTGGAGATCGCCATGATGGTGACACCAGATGGGCATAGCCGATTGGAGCTTTCAAGATTTCTTGATCCAGCGATAATTGCAGATCATAGAAACGCTCCGGTCAATGCCTTGGGTTATTTGCGGGCAATGTTTACCGTTGAAGATATAGATGATGTACTGCGGCGGCTAACTGACAATCATGGAGCTGTGCTGGTCGGGGAGGTTGTACAATATGAAAATGCGTATCGTCTCTGTTATCTAAGGGGAGTAGAGGGATTATTGATTGGTTTAGCACAACCGCTATAAGGTAATTGATATGAACTGGTAAAAGACACCTATAGGAATAGGTACAAGGCAAGTGATAGGAATTGAATCTTTGTACGAAAAAAGAAAATTTAAGAAATTTCTATGTTTTACAAAATAAATAGGAAACTAAGACGTTATTGATACAAATACTTTTCATAAAATAGGTTAATATATGGCTAAGACCCTAGAGTTCCCCGCTCTAGGGCTTTTTTGTAATTATACGTCCGGGAATAACGAAATTTTGTACAATCTGTCTGGATCGCGTTCTTTCCTGATCAATAAAGCGAAATTTAGCTACTTGATGAAAGCCATGAGGAGGGCCTAAGAATCTATTTTTTAGATGCTGTTTTCAGCGATGAACTCGTCGTTATCACTGGTTTTGCAATTTTGCCCAAACTGGATATAAATTAGGCAATTTTTGAACATGTGGTCATTAGTATAATCACACATAAGACGAGTAATATAATAACAGATGTGGTGTAAGGCGTTCTTCTCATAATACTTTTTTTTACTTAGTAGTTTACAAAAGCCGTGCCTTTATTTTTAGAACTTGCAGTAAGTCTGGTTGTTGTAGCTTCGTGTCTACAAGGCGTCGATATGAATAAGGAAATGATATGTTTGAAAAAGCTTTTGCCGATGTCTTGTGCATCGATTGTGGAATTAATGGATCTGGTTCCTATTGTTCCTTTGAAACGATGTTTTTTTTGATAGTCTATAGATGATGAGAATACCCAAAAGCATTACAATCGTATAGGCAATAAACGCGATGTTTTCAGACTGATGTTCGCTACCCTTTGCAACACTCTCTACCCATAAACCTGTATTGTTTTTAAATCCAAACGCCCAATGGGTCAGGTTCCAGCCGAAGTGTAGTCCGATAGATAGTGCAATATTGCGGGTTCTTAGTACTGCAAGACCAAAGAGTACGGCTCCAAGTCCTGAACCCAGTACTGCCGCCTTTAGTGTAAAACCGGTAAATAAATGTTCTAAAATAAAAACAAGTACCATAATTGAGAAGGCCACAACAGTGCCGAGTTTATCTTTCAATCGCCATAAGAAATAGGTTCTAAAGACCAACTCTTCCCGACAGGCGACGAAAAAGTATAGAAGAATATGTATTGTCAGTATTTTTGGGTCGATAAATACCTGTTTTTTAAAAGATACTTCGGCAAAATTTGTTAGTATTATAACCATAAGGCCGACCATAACAAAACCTAAGCATAAGCCAGCGCTAAAATTGAGCACACTCTTTTTGTTAAACCCTAACCCAATTTGAGAAAAACTAATTTTATCCCAAGCTTTAAACAGGTAAACTAAAGCCAAGCTGAGGAATGTCGCGAGGCAGAGTGAAAGTAAATCAGGCAACGCTGTCTGTTTGGTCACAGCGGCAGCGAAAGCAAACAACACCAGCGAAGCCACGTAAAATAATATTACTTTTAGGTATATGGTTTCTCCTTTCATTTCCTAACTGTTTGGTAAACGTGAATTTACACTATTTTTGAAGAAATAGTGAAGGTTATCTGAAAGAGTGGTGTGCTTTTTGTTTATAGGGGAGAAAGATTAGAGAAATAATAATATGAAGTATCCTTATTTAGGAATTAGTATGGTATGTGCGGCCCTAGCGAGCATGGCCAATTCAAAGGCTGTATTTGCCGGAGAGCAATTAGCTGTTCAACACATTGAATATGTGCAGGTAAATTCAGACTCATTGAAGGTTGAACAATTAGCAACAGCGCTGAGAAAGGTGAAGCCTATCAGTTCGGCTGATTTTAAGGCAAAGTTCAAACCGGAAATCAACGGATTTAAGCTCACAGAGGTGACGGCTTTCGAGGATGCGGAGACAGGATCTTACGCAACGGCAAACTATGTGAAGGGAGAGCAAAATATTTATTTGATGGTTACCGACGGAGCCGGTCCAGGTTCGGATCAGGTAAAGTTAAATTTGATGAACTATATCGACCTAAAATCAATTGAAGACCTAGGAACCAAAATGCAGGTTAAGCCTTATAAAGGTTGGCTGGCGTCTTTTGACTGGAGCATGTTTGAAAACGATGGTTTGACTAGCATTCAATATCTCGAATCAAATCGATTTGCAACTGTCTCTTCAGCAAATAATGTAGCAATTGAAGAATTAGAGAGTTTTTTGAATAGTTTTAGTCTATAAGAAAATTGGCACAGTCCCGGAACCTTTAATCAAAGCCGGGACTCAGTCCATCAAACGGATTTAATCCATTCCCCGACTGCTAATAGTCGTTAAATATCTATATCTTCCGAGCCTTTCTTTCCGTAATTTCCCAGATTATCCGCTCTATAGCTGCGCTTGTTGATGCAATATTTTATTGTTTATTGCTTATTTTTCTTATATTAGGTAATAAACCAGCAAATTGTGTCTATGTTCAATCTAAATCGGAGAAAATTTATTCAAGGAGCGGGAGCAGTCTTAACTTTATCCGCGTTGCAAGTTAAAGGTCTGTCGTTTAAAGATGCGATTAAAAATTTTCGGGTCGGATTGATCGGTGCGGGTTGGTATGGGAAGAGTGATTTGTTCCGTTTAATGCAGGTTCGGGATGTTGATGTTATCGCCATATGTGATGTTGACGACAACCATTTGCAGGAGGCGGGGCGATTAACTGCTGAGCGCCAGGTTTCAAAAAAGGTTCCAAAGCTTTATAGAGATTATAGGGAGATGCTCGCTAACCATAAATTCGATCTTATCCTTATTGGCACACCGGATCACTGGCATGCAAGACAGGCTATAGACGCGATGCGTTCGGGGGCTCACCTTTATTTGCAGAAACCCATCAGTGTGGATGTACTTGAGGGCGATGCCATATGGCGCGCGGCTAGAAAATATAACCGGAAAGTGCAGGTAGGGACCCAACGGCGGAGTACGGCGCATCTCATCGACGCTAAGAAGCGGGTGGTCGATAGCGGCCTGCTTGGTAAGGTTTCGCATGTGGAGATGTGCTGCTACTATCATATGCGGAAAAATGGTAACCCGCCTACACAACAAGTTCCAGAGTTCTTAGATTATGAGTTATGGACAGGACCGGCACCTTTACGAGCTTACGATGGTTTACCGCATGGCAGCTGGTGGCGAACCTTTATGGCTTATGGAAATGGGATAACCGGCGATATGGGGATGCATATGTTTGATACGGTACGTTGGCTTTTGCAACTTAAATGGCCCAAAAGCGTGAGTGCCAAAGGCGGTATTTATGTCCAAAAAGAAGGCAAATCGACGATTGCAGATACGCAGACCGCTCTATTTGAATACGAAGATCTTAACTGTGTCTGGCAGCATAGGACATGGGGAGCAGCAACAGACCCTGAATATCCTTGGGCATTTGTTATATACGGTGACAAAGGTACTTTAAAGGGAAGTGTGATGAAATATGAGTTCATTCCCATCGGAGAAGGTGAGACTATCCGAAAGGATGTTATCTTAGAAAAAGAGACGTTTCCTAAAGATCTGGAAGAGCATCGAATAGAACTGCATACAGCTCCGGCAACGCGACGACATATGCTTGATCTTTTATCAGCAATTGAAAATAATCACCTACCTGTAGCCGATATTGAAGAAGGCTATATCTCCACCGCGAGTTGCATATTAGCCAATTTGTCGATGCAGTTGAATCGGCCCCTGGTTTATGATCCTACGCAAAAAATATGTATTAATGACCCTGAAGCAACTCAATTATTGCAGAGAGGGTATCGCAGTCCATGGCAACATCCGTAATAACAATATCAAGCGACGGATACCGGCAAATTGAAAAAACGCACCCGTCAAAATATGCCATGCGTATGGACCGATTTGGCATTTATCAATATATAGGACGTTCCTGACCTAACGGCAAAGGGATCCAATAGATTAAACAAAATATGTTCAAGCTTAAAATTCTAAATTTCTACAG
The Sphingobacterium multivorum genome window above contains:
- a CDS encoding membrane protein; the encoded protein is MNTTLYALAITAITISFFHTASGPDHYLPFIVLSKSKKWSLGKTILWTIICGLGHVFSSVILGIIGVYLGWQLNKISWLQDVRGNVSSWALFIFGLGYLIYGIWKMSKKHSHKHFDVMGDEVYVHEHTHGKSTSGHHHHHQKTKVTPLVLFAIFVMGPSEPLIPLLFFSGAHRSMPEVITLISTFTITTVATMVGMVLLGIYGYNLLNTEKLDRYVHAISGAVLSICGAGMLFLGW
- a CDS encoding TonB-dependent receptor, which translates into the protein MNKHQITFFISLMATTHSYAQQHVIQGTVKDKDSKQRLEEVNIRYQRGIKHSHTASNGTFSVQPGTFPDTLLLSRIGYLDQVYILKETKSPIEIEMQKNEVQLSQIQVDAFNSSKTLSKVDLSKIPVNSAQDLLRKVPGLFIAQHAGGGKAEQIFLRGFDNDHGTDIAITADGIPVNMVSHAHGQGYADLHFIIPETVKDIDFGKGAYYADKGDLNTSGYVNFTTLDHLDHNLFKVEGGSFDSWRTVAMLNLLNNHEQNKYAYAAGEFNYSNGPFDIKQNFSRVNLFAKYNQWIDEKHYINLQGSIFSSGWNASGQIPERAVRQGLISRWGSIDSTEGGNTSRMNLAMQYRALISDQESWESNVYFSRYNFQLFSDFTFFLKDPIHGDEIEQVDNRYLYGIENKYNRQFHFDHSQLSWTSGFGLRVDDIKDLQLNHVYQRDELLDRLSHISGVEMNLHAYSNLDWRIGKWTINPALRVDHLIFNLHDKLKSDPAGQEASATRISPKLNFGYTFNHSAQIYLKTGMGFHSNDIRVVMEQQGKDIMPISFGADLGLIWKPTDNLFIQPALWGLYLQQEFVYVGDEAVVEPSGKTKRLGADLSLRYQATPWLYFDGDINYAYARAIDQPKGGNYIPLVPSLTSTGGVSVKLPLGISANLRYRYMNTKPAIEDNSVRAKGYLVNDLLLNYGVGKWNFLLQVQNVFDTKWNEAQFETETRLRNEQQPVSELHFTPGTPFMVKAGLSYKF
- a CDS encoding VOC family protein; translation: MEKSKLLRMDNMGIVVESLDNAISFFSELGLHLEGRAQIKGEWAGRITGLGAQHVEIAMMVTPDGHSRLELSRFLDPAIIADHRNAPVNALGYLRAMFTVEDIDDVLRRLTDNHGAVLVGEVVQYENAYRLCYLRGVEGLLIGLAQPL
- a CDS encoding CPBP family intramembrane glutamic endopeptidase; this encodes MKGETIYLKVILFYVASLVLFAFAAAVTKQTALPDLLSLCLATFLSLALVYLFKAWDKISFSQIGLGFNKKSVLNFSAGLCLGFVMVGLMVIILTNFAEVSFKKQVFIDPKILTIHILLYFFVACREELVFRTYFLWRLKDKLGTVVAFSIMVLVFILEHLFTGFTLKAAVLGSGLGAVLFGLAVLRTRNIALSIGLHFGWNLTHWAFGFKNNTGLWVESVAKGSEHQSENIAFIAYTIVMLLGILIIYRLSKKTSFQRNNRNQIH
- a CDS encoding Gfo/Idh/MocA family protein gives rise to the protein MFNLNRRKFIQGAGAVLTLSALQVKGLSFKDAIKNFRVGLIGAGWYGKSDLFRLMQVRDVDVIAICDVDDNHLQEAGRLTAERQVSKKVPKLYRDYREMLANHKFDLILIGTPDHWHARQAIDAMRSGAHLYLQKPISVDVLEGDAIWRAARKYNRKVQVGTQRRSTAHLIDAKKRVVDSGLLGKVSHVEMCCYYHMRKNGNPPTQQVPEFLDYELWTGPAPLRAYDGLPHGSWWRTFMAYGNGITGDMGMHMFDTVRWLLQLKWPKSVSAKGGIYVQKEGKSTIADTQTALFEYEDLNCVWQHRTWGAATDPEYPWAFVIYGDKGTLKGSVMKYEFIPIGEGETIRKDVILEKETFPKDLEEHRIELHTAPATRRHMLDLLSAIENNHLPVADIEEGYISTASCILANLSMQLNRPLVYDPTQKICINDPEATQLLQRGYRSPWQHP